From Rhodanobacteraceae bacterium, the proteins below share one genomic window:
- a CDS encoding Putative diheme cytochrome c-553, with translation MNTKLLIAGVLVLASAGAAFAAVQVYAPTRSDQTWSNIRDGRYLARAGDCEACHTAEGGKPYAGGRPVPTPFGIIYSTNITPDPDTGIGAWSEDEFYRAMHEGIDKKGERLYPAFPYPWFTHMTRGDVDAIKAYLDTIKPVRQVNRAPELGWPFSMRSVLAVWDKLYLDAKQFEPDPKESAEWNRGAYLVEGPGHCAACHTSKNMLGGPTGGKMQGGMAEHVFAPNLGAGERDGLGSWTREDIVEYLATGSNRYATAAGPMAEVVQASTQYLKQRDLEAMATYLKSLEGPKPETPNEPGKDVMQEGAALYVDNCAGCHMNDGAGLANAFPPLRASSAVQAAQPELLIAVILQGARSPVTESKPSGLMMPAFNSKLDDAEVAALTTYIRNAWGNRGGEVSSGDVAKLRSTLASAPQ, from the coding sequence GTGAACACGAAGCTGCTCATTGCGGGCGTGCTGGTGCTGGCGTCGGCCGGTGCCGCGTTCGCGGCAGTGCAGGTGTATGCGCCGACGCGCTCCGACCAGACCTGGTCGAACATCCGCGATGGCCGCTATCTCGCGCGCGCCGGCGATTGCGAAGCCTGCCACACCGCGGAAGGCGGCAAGCCATACGCGGGCGGGCGTCCGGTTCCGACGCCGTTCGGCATCATCTATTCGACCAACATCACGCCCGATCCCGACACCGGCATCGGCGCGTGGAGCGAGGACGAGTTCTACCGCGCGATGCACGAAGGCATCGACAAGAAGGGCGAGCGCCTGTATCCCGCGTTCCCGTATCCGTGGTTCACGCACATGACGCGCGGCGACGTCGACGCGATCAAGGCCTACCTCGACACGATCAAGCCGGTGCGCCAGGTCAACCGCGCGCCCGAGCTCGGCTGGCCTTTCAGCATGCGCAGCGTGCTGGCGGTGTGGGACAAGCTGTACCTCGATGCGAAACAGTTTGAGCCTGATCCGAAGGAGTCCGCGGAATGGAATCGCGGCGCGTACCTCGTGGAAGGCCCTGGCCACTGCGCGGCCTGCCACACGTCGAAGAACATGCTGGGCGGTCCCACCGGCGGCAAGATGCAGGGCGGCATGGCCGAGCACGTGTTCGCGCCCAACCTCGGCGCGGGCGAACGCGACGGCCTGGGCAGCTGGACGCGCGAGGACATCGTCGAATACCTCGCCACCGGATCGAACCGCTACGCGACCGCGGCGGGCCCGATGGCGGAAGTGGTGCAGGCGTCCACGCAGTATTTGAAGCAGCGCGACCTCGAAGCGATGGCGACGTACCTGAAGTCGCTGGAAGGCCCGAAACCCGAAACGCCAAATGAACCCGGCAAGGATGTGATGCAGGAAGGCGCGGCGCTGTACGTCGACAACTGCGCCGGCTGCCACATGAACGACGGCGCGGGCCTCGCCAACGCATTCCCGCCGCTGCGCGCGAGTTCCGCGGTGCAGGCGGCGCAGCCGGAACTGCTGATCGCGGTGATCCTGCAAGGCGCGCGTTCGCCGGTCACTGAATCCAAACCCAGCGGCCTGATGATGCCCGCATTCAACAGCAAGCTGGACGACGCCGAAGTCGCCGCGCTCACCACGTACATCCGCAACGCCTGGGGCAATCGCGGCGGCGAAGTGTCCAGCGGCGACGTCGCCAAGCTGCGGAGCACGCTGGCCAGCGCGCCGCAATAG
- a CDS encoding Gluconate 2-dehydrogenase, membrane-bound, flavoprotein, whose translation MAKKLPEVDVVLVGFGWTASVIAQELTDAGANVLALERGGWRDTVPDFSVTHIQDELRYAVRKQIFEETQRSTLTFRNRPDQLALPMRELGSFLPAAGVGGAGVHWNGQNWRFLPTDFQLRSHNEQRYGKKAIPADMTIQDWGITYEQLEPYYDKWEYLCGISGKAGNIGGKIQPGGNPFEGPRRREYPLPPLKRSAATVLFDKAAREVGLHPFPAPAANTSKPYLNPLGVQMGQCTFCGYCEWFGCANYSKASPQTTILPVLLKKDNFSFRTHCSVTRVLTDSTGKRATGVVYVDAAGNEFIQPAQMVVLCAFAHHNVHLLLVSKIGTPYDPQSQTGVVGRNYAYQLSSDVNVTCKERLNPFMGAGALGQVVDDFNGDNFDHTGKGFIGGGYIALWNTGGRPILQEYLPESTPKWGGGWKKALHDDYLYSTHMQCHGGMMSYRNNYLDLDPTWTDDYGNPLLRLTFDFYDNEHAMSKFLTDRATDIAKAIPNRGINPKPRKGHYSIIPYQTTHNTGGAAMGNDPRTSFVNPFLQSWDVPNLWVMGSTVFPQNPGYNPTGTGGALAFWAADAMKRYIRNPQPLVQT comes from the coding sequence ATGGCAAAAAAACTTCCCGAGGTGGACGTGGTGCTGGTCGGCTTCGGCTGGACGGCATCGGTGATCGCGCAGGAACTCACGGACGCCGGCGCCAATGTGCTCGCGCTGGAGCGCGGCGGCTGGCGCGACACGGTGCCGGATTTCTCGGTCACGCACATCCAGGACGAATTGCGCTACGCGGTGCGTAAGCAGATCTTCGAGGAAACCCAGCGCAGCACGCTGACCTTCCGCAATCGCCCGGACCAGCTCGCGCTGCCGATGCGCGAACTCGGATCGTTCCTGCCGGCGGCGGGCGTGGGCGGCGCGGGCGTGCACTGGAACGGCCAGAACTGGCGCTTCCTGCCCACCGATTTCCAGCTGCGCAGCCACAACGAACAGCGCTACGGCAAGAAGGCGATCCCCGCCGACATGACGATCCAGGACTGGGGCATCACCTACGAGCAACTGGAACCGTATTACGACAAGTGGGAATACCTGTGCGGCATCTCGGGCAAGGCCGGCAACATCGGCGGCAAGATCCAGCCCGGCGGCAATCCGTTCGAAGGCCCGCGCCGCCGTGAATATCCGCTGCCGCCGCTGAAGCGCAGCGCGGCGACGGTGCTGTTCGACAAGGCCGCACGCGAAGTCGGCCTGCACCCGTTTCCCGCGCCGGCCGCCAATACGTCCAAACCGTATCTGAATCCGCTCGGCGTGCAGATGGGGCAGTGCACGTTCTGCGGTTATTGCGAATGGTTCGGCTGCGCGAATTATTCCAAGGCCAGCCCGCAGACCACGATCCTGCCGGTGCTGCTGAAGAAGGACAATTTCAGTTTCCGCACGCATTGCAGCGTGACGCGCGTGCTCACCGATTCCACCGGCAAGCGCGCGACCGGCGTGGTGTACGTCGATGCGGCTGGCAACGAATTCATCCAGCCCGCGCAGATGGTGGTGCTGTGCGCGTTCGCGCACCACAACGTGCACCTGCTGCTGGTGTCGAAGATCGGCACGCCCTACGACCCGCAGTCGCAGACGGGCGTGGTCGGGCGCAACTATGCGTACCAACTGTCGAGTGACGTCAACGTCACCTGCAAGGAACGCCTGAACCCCTTCATGGGCGCGGGCGCGCTCGGGCAAGTCGTCGATGATTTCAACGGCGACAACTTCGACCACACCGGCAAGGGCTTCATCGGCGGCGGTTACATCGCGCTGTGGAACACCGGCGGCCGGCCGATCCTGCAGGAGTACCTGCCCGAAAGCACGCCCAAGTGGGGCGGCGGCTGGAAGAAGGCGCTGCACGACGACTACCTCTATTCCACGCACATGCAATGCCATGGCGGGATGATGAGCTACCGCAACAACTATCTCGATCTTGATCCGACCTGGACCGACGACTATGGCAACCCGCTGCTGCGTCTGACCTTCGACTTCTACGACAACGAACACGCGATGTCGAAGTTCCTCACCGATCGCGCGACGGATATCGCCAAGGCCATTCCGAACCGCGGCATCAATCCCAAGCCGCGCAAGGGCCACTACTCGATCATCCCGTACCAGACCACGCACAACACCGGCGGCGCGGCGATGGGCAATGATCCGCGCACCAGTTTCGTCAATCCGTTCCTGCAATCGTGGGACGTGCCCAATCTCTGGGTGATGGGTTCCACGGTGTTTCCGCAGAACCCCGGTTACAACCCGACCGGCACCGGCGGCGCGCTGGCGTTCTGGGCCGCCGACGCGATGAAGCGTTACATCAGGAACCCGCAGCCGCTGGTGCAGACGTGA
- a CDS encoding Gluconate 2-dehydrogenase, membrane-bound, gamma subunit, protein MEQRGNIGLDRACTTERCDSPSRRTFLLGSAIFISSSLLLGGCGGGDSTREVVAPRFLQPGEREFVRAAIDRLIPRDALGAGAVDAGVDVFIDAQLAGPFGQATGIYMQPPFHLGDTEQGYQLPFTPAQVYRLGIQRVDEHCRKTLGNVFAQLKPDQQDKILHDLEDGKIDLGEIQPGDFFGLLLQNTKEGFLADPIYGGNRDFAGWKLIGYNGPRYNYLDDVDKFGKPYDAPYVSLGGTNPVMCRFGDSPTGRFRGPGCEYAQMPAKVHYDALTTTTGKVWPAGNL, encoded by the coding sequence ATGGAACAGCGCGGGAACATCGGGCTCGATCGGGCATGCACGACGGAACGGTGCGATTCCCCGTCCCGCAGGACATTCCTGCTCGGCAGCGCCATCTTCATATCGTCCAGCCTGCTGCTCGGCGGCTGCGGCGGCGGCGACTCGACGCGCGAAGTGGTGGCGCCGCGCTTCCTCCAGCCCGGCGAGCGCGAATTCGTGCGCGCCGCGATCGATCGGCTGATCCCCAGGGATGCACTGGGAGCGGGCGCCGTCGACGCGGGCGTCGACGTGTTCATCGATGCGCAGCTGGCCGGCCCGTTCGGACAGGCCACCGGCATCTACATGCAGCCGCCTTTCCACCTGGGCGACACGGAGCAGGGCTACCAGTTGCCGTTCACGCCGGCGCAGGTGTATCGCCTCGGCATCCAGCGCGTGGACGAACACTGCAGGAAAACCCTCGGCAATGTCTTCGCGCAACTGAAGCCCGATCAGCAGGACAAGATCCTGCACGACCTCGAGGACGGCAAGATCGACCTCGGCGAAATCCAGCCGGGCGATTTCTTCGGCCTGTTGCTGCAGAACACCAAGGAAGGCTTCCTCGCCGATCCGATCTACGGCGGCAACCGCGACTTCGCGGGCTGGAAGCTGATCGGCTACAACGGACCGCGCTACAACTACCTCGACGACGTCGACAAGTTCGGCAAGCCCTACGACGCGCCCTACGTCAGCCTCGGCGGCACCAATCCGGTGATGTGCCGCTTCGGCGATTCGCCGACCGGCCGTTTCCGCGGACCCGGCTGTGAGTACGCGCAAATGCCGGCCAAGGTGCACTACGACGCGCTCACCACCACGACCGGCAAGGTCTGGCCAGCCGGGAACCTGTGA
- a CDS encoding cytochrome c3 family protein — protein sequence MAQLFSKRFTLWFQLCVLAVLISFVSWVFLWRWAMADPVGVHDPVEQVVPFSHKHHVGDDGIDCRYCHQSVEQSAFAGIPPLSTCMTCHSQLYTQQKMLAPLVTAFDSGVPLHWQRVYKLPDFVYFNHGIHIAKGIGCASCHGPVDEMPLMARNEHLTMQWCLACHRDPARHLRPRDEVFNLHWHAKDQLALGAVLLRKYHIDTRRLTDCSTCHR from the coding sequence GTGGCGCAGCTCTTTTCCAAGCGTTTCACGTTGTGGTTCCAGTTGTGCGTGCTGGCGGTGCTGATCAGCTTCGTGTCGTGGGTGTTCCTGTGGCGCTGGGCGATGGCCGATCCGGTCGGCGTGCACGATCCCGTCGAGCAGGTCGTGCCCTTCAGCCACAAGCACCACGTCGGCGACGACGGCATCGACTGCCGCTATTGCCATCAATCGGTCGAACAGTCGGCGTTCGCAGGCATTCCGCCGCTCTCGACCTGCATGACCTGCCACTCGCAGTTGTACACGCAGCAGAAGATGCTGGCGCCGCTGGTCACCGCGTTCGACAGCGGCGTGCCATTGCATTGGCAGCGCGTCTACAAGCTGCCCGATTTCGTCTATTTCAACCACGGCATCCATATCGCCAAGGGCATCGGCTGCGCGAGTTGCCACGGCCCGGTCGACGAGATGCCGCTGATGGCGCGCAACGAACACCTGACGATGCAGTGGTGTCTTGCGTGTCATCGCGATCCCGCCAGACACCTGCGCCCGCGCGACGAGGTGTTCAACCTGCACTGGCACGCGAAGGACCAGTTGGCGCTGGGCGCGGTGCTGCTGCGCAAGTACCACATCGACACGCGCCGGCTCACGGATTGTTCGACATGTCATCGATGA